The genomic region AGATAACACACATCACTAATAGTTAGTTGTACACATCATTTATAGCTAAAGCACTTACAGCTATCCAAAACCAAAACACAGTCACCACACAGACAACATACATTCAGCAAAACAATACTCATGGTGTCACCCTCAAATGCAGTTCAAGTCATTCAATTTGCTTGATTTCTTTTAAAAGAAAGCAGGAGTGAAGCCAGCAAGGGTTTGTCCATccaatttttttgggggtggcCCAAACTCTTAAAAGTAAACCCTTAATGGGGGGGTCCTATGGGTGTTGGAATCATGACAATCGTTTTCGCAGCGCCAGTCTTGGTGCTGGACAGGATCTGTGTGAACCTGCACAATCATGGTCGAGGAGTTGTCAGTCAACCCCTGAGCTGTCCAAGATTAGCATTTTAGAGTAATTTATTGACCTTAAACATTAATTTTATGATTTCATAGTTTTCTGACAAAACATTGCTAATATGGTTTATTGTCCTCTAtacttgtgtgtttttattttacacgACCTTGCTATCATTTGTTCTCTTCCCTGACACTAATTTCTTTCAAATGTATTTATGGGTAAAACAAACCACACAACCACACAAAAGGTCACTATACATTAGAATATTTAATTCAACATTTTGATATACagcatttaaaatgtatgtaaatcACAGCCAGGACCTTGGTATTCATAGTAGCACCTATTTTATGGACAGAAAAAGGAGTGACTACTTAAAAAGACATCAGTGGTCACATCAAAAGCAATCACTGAATATCTGTATGAAGATTTCGTAGTGATTTTCAGATTTGTATAGGTAACAATTTGAATAACTAATGGTGTATGTAATTAATTTGTGATCTCTTCAAACCTGCTAAAATAATCCTGTGTGTTTTACTTAACGTAGCATTGCTAGCTCAAGAATTATAATGTCCATCTTTTTCTCACACACATTTTACTTCTGCAAAACATTGGAATATATGGTGCATCATTCATCAAATGTGGGTCAAACATGAAAATGTATTTCTAGTTACCAAACACAACCAAACATGAGGGGATGTTTGTAAGATAAAAGGCATACAACTGTGTGTTTTGCATCATTGTTCCAAATCATTTGATCAATCTTACTCCCACCAAAAAATTAACGCAGTTCCCCAAATGAGTTTACAATAGAATTACAATATACAATCCAAAATAGTTAAACATTTTTAATCAGAAATTCAAACATTTTTCACAATTTAGAGCTAATTTTTCAGTTTGGTTGTCAGCTCAACTCATCTTATTTTAATGTATGTAAATGAACCAGTCAAGAGTTAAAGAGCTACTAcaacttcagtgttttgaagtgatcACGGTGCAAAGACCCTGTATGTACAGTGTTTCGGTATGTAACACCACATCTGGCAGCGTCATTAGCCAGTGCAATGGCAATTTTGTGCATATTCCTTGAACAGACATTCATtcgttggctgagagtgctcaggTGACAGTCCGGTAATGAATGACTGGTAGGATCAGCATCCCGGCTTCTAAGCTCTGCAGAAGCGGATGTACCCATGCCACAATTAAAGGAGGCTCAGCATCCATTACAgaatggtttgccccattacttGGGAGTGACACCAGGGTACTCCaaccattataaccactacagttggcTATAGTGCTTATGAAACTCGGCGTAACACTTTAAAGATGGCTACGAACATCAGGTATATCCATTAGAAAATCCAGTCAGTAACAATCATATGGGAGAGCAGTTGTGTGAAggtaatatatagtaaaaaaaaaacacaggagcAAAAGGTAGTAGGGAGAGAACTGTGAGTAGACCCTCAAAACCAGAGACCTCACCTTGGATATTTTAACCACAGTTTGcgcaaagggagaaaaaaaaaaacacaaaaccaagCACTTACTTATTTCATGTAACTAAAGGTCAGAATtctcgtaatttttttttttttaaaaagatagcTCATATTTCTTCCTCCCCTCTTAACTGTAAGAGGAACAATTCTACAATCCCCTAAGTGTTCAAACCATTGGAGATCTACAAAAATGTTAACAATTGTCTTCTTCTCAAGCTTAGTCAAATATATTGGCAGTCATTAAAGCACTTTTCTGCCCGCAAAAAAGATGGGCAAGTTAATATACTTCTACAGATATAATGGTGGATTTTcctttattataatatatgttaAAACAgcgcttttaaaataaaaaaacatttgtaaatcATCTGTCTCTTCCCCCCGCCCGAAACACTATGACAAAACTGAATTATCAATttttagacaaaaaataaatatatgaatatcACATTATGTGCTAACCCAAACCATTTTATCAGTAGAAGTGATTATTGGATAAAAATTGTGATGTTAAAATAAAGGTGATGAGTGTATGAAACCGCTTTGTCAGAGAAGTAGAGCACACTGCTTTACGGAGTTTACCTGTTTACCAGCCTTTGCTCTGTTCCAACCATGCAACCTGATTATATTTTACGCAAGGTATTTTATGGTGTTAAGCTTTAGAATAGTCACTGAGTCATTCTGTTTTcttaataaaaaagttaaatcatGCTGCTGAAATTGCTTGCAGCTAGTTGCAAATCGCAgtcattgttaataaaaaaaaaacattaagggTAGGGGGATCCACATTGCAGAAATCCATGAGATCTAAAAATATTTAGATCATGTTCAGCACATATTACAACATAACTGAATAACATCAAATCAGATCTATTCAAGCTACACCAGCCCATACAGCACTGACAAGAAAGCATGCAAGGTCGTAGAACGTTGATCTGATCATTTGAGGAACAGCAATCTTTTATCTGGTCAGTGTGCCAGTGGTCAGTCTATATAAGGGATttccttttaatttttatttttttgaaaacacTTGCAAGTAAAAACCTAGCTTAGGTCTCACAACCACAGTAGTATTGTATTCTCATTCAAATACTGCCTGTGTTCTTGCTACAAAACAAAAAGTGCTTTAAGGATAGGGCACAAAACACATTCAATTCCACTAGGTGTCCTTGGATCTGTCAATTATTTGTTACAAattctttaaataatttttcccaAGCATCTTCACAAAAGGAAAGTAGTGATTCCTTGTGTTCATTCCTTGGATAACACCAAAATCCATAGATTCCCAACCAGTAGTGTTACAATATTATAATCCACCATATGTTACAAAAGATTTATCAGAAAGCTCTCAAACTTTAGTAATTTCTAAATGCTGCTTATTTACATACTACATAATTCAATGGTTAGTTGGCAATTTAGAGCTGTAATCTCTAGTTCAGACATTTGTATGAAAGTGCAGTAACCTTTTAAGTGCATGTATTAGGTGtaagtaagaaaaagaaaaaaaaatagccacaaaaaacaaccaaccacaaaacaaagaaaatgaaaACAGTTAATTAGGTTCTCTTTCTCTGGATCAAACGCTTTGATTCCAGTACTTTCTTGCAATAATAAAGTGAGTTCTAACGTAAACAACCTTTGACTGTCTAATTATCCTCTGTTTTAAAGGTTTGAAAaggaataaaaacagaaaatacatagacaaaattaaaacaaaaaggaaaggaaaatttTACCATTTCAaatctataataaaaaataattgtccacatacagaaatacataaGGGAGCGATAAAATTTGAGTTTCATTAATACCATAATACTTTCTATAGATGGTCTTAAGTAGATTACTTTCATTATATCCTACATGGAGTCTAAACCAATTTTAAAGTCTTCACACGTAGAATGATAACACAACTCACTATATCAAGACTTTTAGAGAGTAAACTTCTGAGGGCCACAGATATAAGATTGGTGTGGTGGTAATGATCTATTCCTGAGTGCATTACTAACGGCGTACAAGAACATTTATATGTTCAAAAAAATAAGGTGGAACCCCCAGGGCAGAGACAGGCAAAATCTGCATTGCATTTGCCAATAGGATGGCTGATCAGTTAGAACTGTAGTCCTCAGTCGCTTGACCGCAGAAGGTGATTTGTCCCCAACTAGAAAAATTGAAGGAAGACAAACAAGGGGAAAACATTTCCAAAGATAAAATAAGGACATAAAATTTGCTTATGTACAATTATTAGCATTCAAAAGATAATAACTGGATGGTTGCATCTACTAACGAAGGCTGGAGGGTAAGACACAACCAACTTCACCAGTATACACAGTCTGACTCATGCTAATAAATAGTTTTACCAAGCATCCCACATAGGCTGAAGGCAATCTGTACCATAAAAattgcatttaaatatatatcttcAGGGTTTTcagtaatttacttattattgccCCAAGAGGTGTGACCTTCATATACACAGTCAATGAGGAGTGTTTGGATGTGCTCCTCTTATGAGAAAAGTATGTTATCCTGCATAGACTTGTGGCTGTAGAGGAGGAGGCAGCCTATCATCCTCTACGTTCTCTGAATCTATGGATGCCAGTGCCTGGTTAGAGCTTTTTATGTGCAATGGGTACTTTTCCACAATGTCCTGGACTCCTCGAGTCACTTCATCTGTCCAGTCAATGAGGTCCTTCTCAAGCTGCCTGGCACCGTTCGCAATGCGTTCTTGCCTTTCGGAGAGCTGGGAAAGCAGGTCCAAGTTTTTATGCATCTGTTTCACCCCAGAACATGTGTCCTCAGGCCAACTCTCAGAGTCTTGTTTTTTTGGTGAAGCTTGACCAGACATGTACCTGTTGAACTCCTCCTCACTTAGATTCAGAGACTGGGCATCCAACTTCTCAATGAAGGCTATTGTGCAGCACTGTTTAAAGGGTGAGAGATTCAGAGTTTGATATTTTGTCACTACATTAGGCTAAAACAAAGCATATAAGGTGAACTCTAAAATTTGTTGCATATTGGTCAGATAATTTAAATCTAACGTAACTTTTTAGTGAAACAAACCATATACTGCTTTATACAATGAAGTTTCTCAGAAATGTCAGACAAAAAAAATGGCTATGCATAAAAACAACTTCGTAAAATAGTTGCATTTTCAATGTCAGCAGTAGGAATCTCCTTACCAGGTTTGTGAAATAGTAACCATCCTCCCCAGTCATTAATCTGCTCGGGTTACAAAATCTAGTGATGTACTGAATGTTAGACTGCAGGCGCGGTGGATTAGCCTTCAGGACAATATAGATAAGAGTGGGTAGGAAGTCATCAGCAGAGGCTGGTTCATTCTTCGTGATCTTGATAGCATTGAAGATGTGTTTGCTGCACTGTGTGATGCAGGTGAGCTTGTCCCGTGGAATCCGCTTTGAGTCCATCTCAATAATATCTGGTTTTagttcattaaaaagaaaaaaaaatatatatataatacattaacTTACTGCAGCATAAAGATTACTACTTGTGGAAATGGCCAAAGATGTAGCAAGCCCACACTAATCAATTATCTGTGCACATAGACCTTTGTCATATATATGTAAGATATTGAAGTACTAAAAAGGTTGTATACGTGTGTAAGAAAAACTTAAGACAATTTGATTAGATTGAATGGttgattaaaaatattaaaatgccaCAAGGAGTCTACTTTTCCAAAGAACATTATTTCTATGGCATTTCTGTTTTCAGATACAGTCTCTGCATATAATGTTTTTATAAGAATTCTGGAAAGGAAACATTGATGTGTGTCTTGTAATATGTGATCTGTAAATATCAAAAATAGATGAATTTTCCAGGTATACAACGTAtttccaaatataaatataaattaaggaATAAGTGAAATTTTCTGGTATTGTTCTGTACTAATTACAATATGtaaaactgtgacaaaaatggTCACAAAATCCCACCCCCACCATTTTGCTTAGATCTTattaattctaaataaaacatacaaaattgcTTGTGTCTTTTGCCTCTCACAAAAAAACACTGTCTCTTTCAGGAGGTAAAGCTTttaaatcataaaaaataatataatataaaatctcACAACAGAGACAGCTTTAgctaagttaaaggaccactctaggctccccgcccggcactggaataaaggtaagttttaaccctttaccctcagggcattatagttccaggaaaacgagtatgttttcctggcactatagtggtcctttaacactttaaaacatttaaataatcacatttttatgattGTGAGCTAGACAAGATAAGAACAGGTTTCATGGTAGTGTCTCACAGATTCTACTCAATACACATTTGGAATGAGTGCGATGCTCACCTGTTATTGCCTTTACCACCATGTCAGACACTTCTGGAATAGCTTCATTTACAGGGACACAGAGCATCTGGGGTGTCACCCAATGTAATGCCCTGAGAAGAAAACATGGATTATAACGAATGGAGAGAATAGAAGTCcattgggggagggggttatTTCTTTAACTGCATAGAGGTTGTCTGCACTTCCATAGATCAGCTAGTTATATGCTGCAGTTTGTCACAGTTCACTGTGAGTGATTTCATGAATAAAATAGATGGAATAGCTGGACTTGGTTATTTAAAGCATGCACAGTACAACATAGACTGAAAATACTTGTGCACTAGTTCCACAAATGTTATCAGTTAATGTGTTGCATATACTGAGTGTTGGTAACTATGCTGGTTTGAAATTCTAATAGAAGGGTCAATAAATAATGGTTTTATTCTTTTTGAGAGTCACTGTACCCATCTGATGTCCCAACACACTCACCTGATTCTCTTTTGTATTGTGAGGTCTTTCTTCTCATCGTCCGTGGTTTCTGGGCAAAACACATGCTTATACAGGCGAGTCATAAGAAACTTTTCAATCTGGTCCATCACCTTCTCAACCTTATCAGGCGATACTAAAAGTTtcagaaaaaaaccaaaacattaaactcaattatatgGTATTACTGGGCACACTGAGCACAAGGAAAGGTCGGAGGAGGAACAATGTGAACAAGATTCTTAGCATCATGAATGTGAGGCTACACCTAATGCAATAGATTTGGAGGTCTCTGGAGGAGTTGCCATGAGCTCATAAAACTACTGAGGTTTTCGGGGATATAAAATTTCTATGAAATTGCAGTTTTATTAAATTATAGTAAAACGCATTTGTAATTGTGGCAATATGTGTCACTGATTTTGGCCCTGGAAATTCTAATTCAACCATTTACCAGTCCTTTCCCATTTCTTCCTGTCACTTTACACCAAATGAAGCATGATGGGAAAAATTTAAAGTGACAGGTACTTATTTAACATAAATCTTTCTTGAGCCAATATTTTACCATCTCCTTTCTTTCCCTGAAGCTTTGCTTTCactaaaatgtatattgtttCTTGCCGCAAAAAGCATCCCAACAGTTTACATACAAACAAGAGTTGCTCAAGGActgaatttgtattttattttgaaagtatATGAGGAATGAAATGATGCAGCAGACCGCAGACAAAACCCCCCAAACCCTGACTCATTTAAAATGGAATGCCCCTACCCAACATCCCAAAAAAGGTAGAACAGTCAGAATGTGTTTCCAGCCAACAAAAATGCTAAACTTAAAATCTGCCACTACAAAGGACACATGTTAAAGCTATGGCAGCCTCTTGTCTGCATTTCAAAAATACCTGTTATTCATTAGAAGTAAAACTAGGCATGTTCTGTAACCTTTACACTTGAACATCTTGATTTGTGTACTTTAGTATAAATTATACCCATGATGAAGCAATGTAATCTCTTTTAATCTCTTTATTACGCAAAGAAAGGTAATCGTGTTATTGTCCTTTCCAATGAATGGTACATCTGAATCTATTTGATACTTAATTTTTAACTAACCACAAAACTACCACTGCATTACCTTTCCAATACATTTGCAACTTGTCGGCAGTGTTTTGGTAAAAGTCCTGGGTGAATTCTGATTGCTCTTCAATGTTTGATTCC from Pelobates fuscus isolate aPelFus1 chromosome 1, aPelFus1.pri, whole genome shotgun sequence harbors:
- the RABGEF1 gene encoding rab5 GDP/GTP exchange factor — encoded protein: MSLKSERRAIHVDQSELLCKKGCGYYGNPAWQGFCSKCWREEYQKARQKQIQEDWELAERLQREEEAAYASSQGAQGGQSSLTFSKFEEKKSSEKARKVTTVKKFFTGSSKTLPKKDIKEAKTPSPSLNRQISVETDRASKEFIEFLKPLQKAGHDVFKQCKIFLEAMHIKKESNIEEQSEFTQDFYQNTADKLQMYWKVSPDKVEKVMDQIEKFLMTRLYKHVFCPETTDDEKKDLTIQKRIRALHWVTPQMLCVPVNEAIPEVSDMVVKAITDIIEMDSKRIPRDKLTCITQCSKHIFNAIKITKNEPASADDFLPTLIYIVLKANPPRLQSNIQYITRFCNPSRLMTGEDGYYFTNLCCTIAFIEKLDAQSLNLSEEEFNRYMSGQASPKKQDSESWPEDTCSGVKQMHKNLDLLSQLSERQERIANGARQLEKDLIDWTDEVTRGVQDIVEKYPLHIKSSNQALASIDSENVEDDRLPPPLQPQVYAG